A genomic region of Myxosarcina sp. GI1 contains the following coding sequences:
- a CDS encoding GNAT family N-acetyltransferase — protein sequence MDCRHIQFCTDKSKVDFSQLQDLFKAGAFWARERKLEDLQIAIANSNPIVTVWDNLRLIGFARATSDGIYRAGIWDVVVHPDYQGIGLGRKLVETVLSHPHVNKVERVYLTTTYQQSFYERIGFVRNDTTTMVLYNSQPAANLSLLQQRSPAEAKS from the coding sequence ATGGATTGCAGGCACATTCAGTTCTGTACGGATAAATCAAAAGTCGATTTTTCTCAACTGCAAGACTTATTTAAAGCTGGTGCTTTTTGGGCGAGAGAACGCAAACTAGAAGATTTACAAATTGCGATCGCTAACAGCAATCCCATAGTTACTGTTTGGGATAATCTACGTTTGATTGGCTTTGCCAGGGCTACGTCTGATGGTATTTATCGCGCTGGCATTTGGGACGTAGTCGTTCATCCAGACTATCAGGGTATCGGGTTAGGACGCAAATTAGTTGAAACGGTATTATCTCATCCCCACGTAAACAAAGTAGAACGAGTTTATTTGACGACAACCTATCAACAAAGTTTTTACGAGCGCATCGGCTTCGTACGTAACGATACGACTACGATGGTATTGTATAACTCTCAACCTGCTGCCAACTTGTCTTTATTGCAGCAGCGATCGCCAGCAGAAGCGAAGTCTTAG
- the hisG gene encoding ATP phosphoribosyltransferase — protein MITIALPKGALLKDSIKILQNIGWDFSVFLDKSNRQLQKVESTQTARALLVRAQDVPVYVEYGQAQLGIVGYDVLREKQPQVANLSDLQFGYCRMSVAVPATSSYKRSLELPPHGRVASKFVNCAKEHFESIDLPVEIVPLSGSVELGPITGMSEAIVDLVSTGRTLKDNGLIEIDVLYESSARLIAHPLSYRLNRDNLSDWVDKIGSQI, from the coding sequence ATGATTACTATTGCTTTACCCAAAGGCGCATTATTAAAAGACAGTATTAAAATCTTGCAAAATATTGGTTGGGATTTTAGTGTGTTTCTCGATAAAAGCAATCGACAGCTACAAAAAGTCGAGTCTACTCAAACTGCTCGCGCTTTGTTAGTTAGAGCGCAGGATGTTCCCGTGTACGTGGAATACGGACAGGCACAGCTAGGCATTGTCGGTTACGATGTTTTGCGTGAAAAACAGCCCCAGGTTGCTAATTTAAGCGACCTTCAGTTTGGCTATTGCCGTATGTCTGTTGCCGTACCCGCAACTAGTAGCTACAAGCGATCGCTCGAACTACCACCTCATGGTAGAGTGGCTTCTAAATTTGTCAATTGTGCTAAAGAGCATTTTGAAAGTATCGATTTGCCTGTTGAAATTGTACCTCTGTCTGGTTCGGTAGAACTCGGACCAATTACTGGAATGTCTGAAGCGATTGTCGATTTAGTTTCTACTGGACGTACTCTAAAAGATAATGGCTTAATTGAAATTGACGTTTTATACGAAAGTAGCGCTAGACTGATCGCTCATCCTTTGAGCTATCGTCTCAATCGTGACAACTTGAGTGATTGGGTCGATAAAATAGGTTCCCAGATTTAA